One Diospyros lotus cultivar Yz01 chromosome 1, ASM1463336v1, whole genome shotgun sequence genomic window carries:
- the LOC127794528 gene encoding uncharacterized protein LOC127794528, which yields MARHSAVMNEIEASNDALTMAGTRGKEAARSVASLVQEFNSYEAASKPSEQQDGSTQVWNDNAAYSEEDRMVMEDGEDNYEMMAAAQALFNEEDDLIGYDPNALSVQTLFKSDQAIHVKVTNSEIPIPFVLSCIYARNEEVDQARLWDSLTAIGVSTSANPWLLWGDFNVCRNCSEMRGSNTSFSLGMRRFNDFLSSASLHDLAYSGPKLTWTNKRFGEECILRKLDWLAHYPDSNTLFLQLGISDHSPVVVALLGDLQHKDSPFRFLNHLVDHPLFLDKVEASWIRLIPGVPMFQVVQKLKAIKNAMKTLNWSRGHVSDLELELNRDLLVALAQESDHFHLRARIRWSVEGDRCSRFFFQSMLARRNNHRIMNLLRDDGTLTDSKDEVANVLVSYFHNLYGQRSRSSPLNPSDVAPFIDKHLEQNQGARLIAKVSDEEVKAALFSMGDDKAPGPDGFTAKFFKKSWEIVGANVVKAIQSFFASGRLLSQVNATIISLIPKVPHPETPSQFRPISCCNVLYKVITKILANRIKTVLSSLVDVSQAAFVPGRSIGDNVLLAQELVFQYHLHQGPPRCAMKVNLAKAYDTVEWDFLLMTLQVMNFPSQFCGWIRECITTPRYSVKINGQLNGFFPGGRGLRQGDPLSPYLFVLVMQVLQGIIHYSRASDFQYHWKCEQTSLVMLMFADDLLMFSHGDPSSVSILKSCLERFSSLSGLVANPSKSDCFVSCKDPSLQEAIYNAYGFRRGRLPIRYLGVPLLSSKLSYGDFFILPKKVISEIEQLICNFLWSGNETDPHKAKVAWRDICCRKRQGGLGLKPLYVWNQSLVAKLMWRLLIEDRESLWVQWVHSYRVKEEATLITGNPEAFFGQRIGDGCSTFFWYDQWHPLGVLIDRFPHQLPHQLGIPILAKVSNFIEDGAWSRMETLSSISPDFCGSHLPRLPNPGRHDEPYWLPATNGLFSVRTAFRAIQTQRSQVISSESCPSSRLEASKRLDLSSPLSCFALEADRCVFGASSMVPTLVCFCFFHALLIWRVIVDVLLPLVLWWSRVCPDLGQGGNAAEHLYEGQRRDPKVELEKLTNWESGLQTHEQDMEIGYEDKPSTLTHEGLERRFLDEIMKLSKELCDAEEQENARHREISLYSETITILC from the exons ATGGCGCGGCATTCGGCTGTTATGAACGAGATTGAAGCAAGTAATGACGCACTAACAATGGCTGGAACGCGAGGAAAGGAAGCGGCCAGATCGGTAGCAAGCTTGGTCCAAGAGTTTAATAGCTATGAGGCAGCCAGCAAGCCGTCGGAACAACAAGATGGAAGCACTCAGGTCTGGAATGACAATGCAGCTTACAGTGAGGAGGATCGTATGGTAATGGAGGATGGTGAAGATAACTATGAGATGATGGCGGCTGCGCAAGCCTTGTTTAATGAAGAAGACGACCTT ATAGGCTATGACCCAAATGCCCTTAGTGTGCAGACCTTATTCAAGTCGGACCAGGCTATCCATGTCAAAGTGACGAATTCTGAGATCCCAATCCCTTTCGTCCTGTCTTGTATTTATGCTAGGAATGAGGAGGTGGACCAAGCTAGATTATGGGATTCCCTCACTGCTATTGGGGTATCAACTTCTGCAAACCCTTGGCTACTTTGGGGGGATTTCAATGTATGCCGTAATTGTTCTGAGATGAGGGGTAGCAACACCTCTTTCTCCCTAGGTATGCGTAGGTTTAACGATTTTCTTTCTTCTGCCTCGCTTCATGATTTGGCTTATAGTGGCCCTAAGTTGACGTGGACCAATAAGAGGTTTGGCGAAGAGTGTATTCTTAGGAAGCTTGATTGGCTTGCCCATTACCCGGATAGCAATACTCTCTTTCTTCAACTAGGGATCTCTGACCACAGCCCTGTTGTGGTGGCTTTGTTAGGAGATCTTCAGCATAAGGACAGCCCTTTTAGATTCCTTAACCATCTTGTTGATCACCCTCTCTTCTTGGATAAAGTGGAAGCTAGTTGGATTAGGCTAATCCCTGGAGTTCCCATGTTTCAGGTTGTTCAAAAGCTCAAAGCAATCAAGAATGCTATGAAGACTCTTAATTGGTCTAGGGGCCATGTTTCTGACCTG GAGCTTGAGTTGAATAGAGACCTTTTAGTGGCCCTTGCGCAAGAGTCAGACCACTTTCACCTTCGTGCTCGGATTAGGTGGTCAGTTGAGGGAGATAGATGCTCCCGTTTCTTCTTCCAATCCATGCTTGCTAGGCGTAATAATCATCGTATTATGAACCTCCTGAGAGATGATGGCACCCTCACAGATTCCAAAGATGAGGTTGCGAACGTTTTGGTGTCCTACTTCCATAATCTCTATGGGCAAAGGTCTCGGAGCTCTCCCCTTAACCCTTCTGATGTGGCCCCCTTCATTGACAAACATTTGGAGCAAAACCAAGGGGCTAGGCTTATTGCTAAAGTTTCAGATGAGGAGGTTAAGGCTGCCCTCTTCAGTATGGGCGATGATAAAGCCCCAGGGCCGGATGGTTTCACAGCCAAGTTTTTCAAGAAGTCTTGGGAGATTGTGGGTGCGAATGTGGTGAAGGCTATTCAAAGCTTTTTTGCCTCAGGTCGCCTCTTGAGCCAGGTCAACGCAACCATTATTAGTCTCATTCCCAAGGTGCCTCACCCTGAGACGCCATCCCAATTTAGGCCCATTTCTTGTTGTAATGTCTTATATAAAGTCATTACCAAAATCCTTGCTAACAGGATTAAGACTGTGCTCTCTAGTTTGGTGGATGTATCTCAAGCGGCCTTTGTGCCTGGGCGTTCGATTGGGGATAATGTTCTGCTCGCCCAAGAGTTGGTTTTTCAATACCATCTTCACCAAGGGCCCCCCCGTTGTGCTATGAAAGTCAATCTAGCTAAGGCTTATGATACTGTTGAGTGGGATTTCCTCCTGATGACCCTTCAGGTGATGAACTTCCCTTCTCAATTCTGTGGCTGGATTCGAGAGTGCATCACGACCCCCCGCTATTCGGTTAAGATCAATGGTCAGTTAAATGGTTTCTTCCCTGGGGGAAGAGGGCTGAGGCAAGGGGATCCCCTATCCCCTTACCTCTTTGTTCTAGTTATGCAAGTCCTGCAAGGTATTATCCACTACTCGAGGGCTTCAGATTTTCAATACCACTGGAAATGTGAGCAGACTAGTCTGGTGATGCTCATGTTTGCAGACGATTTGCTCATGTTCTCTCACGGTGACCCATCCTCAGTCAGCATCTTGAAGTCATGCTTGGAGCGTTTTTCCTCTTTGTCGGGCCTAGTTGCCAATCCTTCCAAGAGTGATTGTTTTGTCTCTTGCAAGGACCCATCCCTTCAGGAAGCTATTTATAATGCCTATGGGTTTCGTAGAGGGAGGCTGCCTATACGATATTTGGGGGTTCCTCTACTTTCCTCTAAGCTCTCCTATGGAGACT TTTTTATCCTCCCGAAGAAGGTGATTAGTGAAATTGAGCAACTTATTTGTAACTTCCTCTGGAGTGGTAATGAGACGGACCCCCATAAAGCAAAAGTTGCTTGGCGTGACATTTGCTGCCGAAAGAGGCAAGGTGGCCTTGGCCTCAAGCCTCTCTATGTGTGGAATCAATCCTTGGTAGCCAAGCTTATGTGGCGCCTGCTGATTGAGGATAGAGAATCCTTATGGGTGCAGTGGGTGCACTCTTATCGGGTTAAAG AGGAAGCTACTCTTATTACGGGGAATCCTGAAGCCTTTTTTGGGCAAAGGATAGGGGATGGTTGTAGCACGTTCTTTTGGTATGATCAGTGGCACCCGTTGGGTGTGCTTATTGATCGCTTCCCTCACCAGTTACCTCATCAATTAGGCATCCCTATCTTAGCTAAGGTTTCGAATTTTATTGAGGATGGTGCCTGGTCTCGGATGGAGACCCTTAGTTCTATATCCCCTGATTTCTGTGGGAGCCACCTTCCTAGGCTGCCTAACCCTGGCCGTCATGATGAGCCTTATTGGCTTCCAGCCACAAATGGGCTCTTCTCAGTTAGGACTGCCTTCCGGGCGATTCAAACTCAACGCTCTCAG GTCATCTCTTCAGAGTCATGCCCTTCGTCACGTTTGGAGGCTTCCAAGAGACTAGACCTCTCTTCCCCCTTGAGTTGCTTTGCTTTGGAGGCAGATCGCTGCGTCTTTGGCGCCTCATCTATGGTGCCAACCCTCGTGTGCTTTTGCTTCTTCCATGCCCTGCTCATCTGG AGGGTAATTGTTGATGTGTTGTTGCCTCTGGTTCTTTGGTGGTCCAGGGTATGCCCTGACCTTG GTCAAGGGGGCAATGCAGCAGAACATCTTTATGAGGGACAGAGGCGTGATCCAAAAGTGGAGTTAGAGAAACTAACAAACTGGGAATCTGGGCTTCAGACCCATGAGCAGGACATGGAAATTGGTTACGAGGACAAACCTTCAACACTGACTCATGAAGGTCTTGAGCGAAggttccttgatgaaattatgaaattatcaaaGGAACTTTGTGATGCAGAGGAGCAAGAAAATGCTAGGCACAGAGAGATTAGTCTATATAGTGAAACGATTACCATTTTAtgctga